The Actinosynnema mirum DSM 43827 genomic interval CCCGAAGGTCGTCAGCTCCGACTCGAACGCCGCCGCCGGTCCGCAGGCCGTCCTGGACGCGCCCGCCGCGCTGGCCGACACCAACCGCGTCAGCCGCTACGGCACCACCGTCGTGGGCGCCGACCTCGGCCTGACCGTGCCGGACGAGGCCCGCAGCGGTCGCTACGGCAGCGAGATCACCCTGACGCTGTTCGCCAAGGACTGATCTTCCCGCGTGGCGCGCGGGGTGGGGCCCTCGTTCCGGGTCCCACCCCGCGCTCACCTCCCCGTCGTGGTTCTTGTTGGTGCTGAAGGGCTTTCCCGGATGTTGAGGAGGGGGACCGTGCCGTCCCACCGTCGTCTGCTCGGTTCCCTGCTGGTGCCGGGACCCTGCTGGTCCTGGCGCCCCCGGCGTCCGCCGCTCCCGTGCGGTGGAGCGCGGGCCCGACCGACGGCCGGGTGTCCCTGCGGCACGTGGCCGAACCGGGCAGCGCCGTCCGGGACTCCATCACGGTCCGGAACCTGGGCCAGGAGCCCGCGGACTTCGTGGTGTCGGCCGGGGATGGTGTGCTGGGCCAGAACGGCGCGTTCGACATCGCACCGGGCACGCCGTCCGACTCGGGCGCGTGGATCACCGTCGGCGGTCTGGACGCCGGGAAGCTCACCCTCGGCGCGGGCGAGCACCGCGACCTCCCGGTCTCCGTCGCGGTGCCCGCGGACGCGACCCCCGGCGACCACCCGGCGGGCATCGTGGTGGGCGTGTCGGCGACCGAGGACGGCGTGCGCGTGCAGCGCCGCATCGGGGTGCGGGTGCACCTCCAGGTGACCGGCGAGCTGACGCCCGCGCTGGAGGTGCGCGGCGTGACGACGGACTTCACCCCGTCCTGGGTCCCGTTCGCGGACGGGACCTTGAAGGTGACCTACGAGGTGGTGAACACCGGCAACGTCCGCCTGGGCGCGGCGGCGACCGCCGAGGCCGCAGGCCCGTTCGGCCTGCTGGCCCGACGCGGCGGCGACGCGGCGGACGAGCTGCTGCCCGGCAACACCACGACCCGAACCCTGGAAATCCCGGCCCCGTCCCTGTTCTGGGCGAGCGGCGACCTGACCGTGACCGGCGTGGCGGTGGGGGAGGACGAGCTCACCGCGCCCACCCCGATCATCCGGGGGTACTCGGTGCTCGCGGTGTCGTGGACCGGCGTGGGGCTGCTGGTGCTCGTGGCGGGAGGCGCGGCGCTGTTCCTCGTGCGCCGCAAGCGGACCGGCACGGGCGGGGTGTCCACTGAGGAGCCCGTCGCGGCGGTCTGACGCAGCAGTTCGCACCGCGCAGCAGTTCGCACCGCGCAGGACTTCGCACCGCGCAGGGTCTCACGACCGGCGCGGCGCCGCTGTTCCCTGGGGAATCAGCCCGACGTCCCCCGCACCGTCAACCTCGGCTCCAGCAACGTCAACGACGCGGGCGTCCCCGGCCGGTCGCGCAAGCTCGACAGCAGCTCCACCGCCCGCCTCCCCAGCTCCACCGCCGGGATGTGCACCGACGTCACCGCCGGGCCCACCCGCTCCGCCAGGTCGTCCGGGCACAGCGCGACCACCGACACGTCCTCCGGAATGCGCTTTCCCAGGGTTCGCAGCCCGGCCAGCACCGCGGGGAGCGCGCTCTCGTTGTGCACCACCAGGCCCGTCGTCGCCGGGGGCAGTTCGGTCAGCGTGCGCAGCACGTCCGGTTCCGTCGCCAGCGTCGTCACCGACACCCCGCGTCGCATCGCCGCCGCGCTGAAGCCGGCCACCGTGCGGTGCGCGAACGCGGTTTCCCTGCGGTACACCGGTTTCGGCGAGCCGAGCAGGGCGACCGAGCGGTGGCCCAGGTCCGCCAGGTGGTCCAGGCACAGCGCGCCCGCGGCGGTGAAGTCCAGGTCCACGCACGTCAGCCCCGTCGGGTCGACCGGGAAGCCGATGAGCACGGACGGGCGTCTGAGCTCCTGCAGCACGGCCAGCCGCTCGTCGTGCATCTCCACGTCCATGACCAGCACGCCGTCGACCCTGCGCTGCTCCAGCACCGCCCGCAGCTCCTCCGGGCCCTCGTCCGCCGTCACCAGCAGCACGTCCAACCCGTGGCCCCGCGCGGCTTCCGCGATCGCGCCGACGAAGCGCATCACCACCGGCAGGTCCATGCCCGCGCGCAGCGGCAGCGCCAGCGCGATCACGTCGGTCCGCTCGGCGCGCGCGGCGGGGATGAGGGAGTAGCCGAGCGTGCGCACGCTCTCCTCCACCTTCGCGCGCGTCCCGGCGGAGATGGACCGCTTGCCCGACAAGGCGTATGACACGGTGCTCGGCGCGACGCCAGCGTGCGCCGCCACCTCGGCGATCGTGACCAACGCACCCTCCTAGTACCTCACTGTACGGAGTGCCCTGATTGCCGCAGGTTACGTGCTGCCGCACTCCTGCGGAAGCCCCGGCCCCGGCGCGGGACCGGGGACCGCTGCGCCGTTCGGATCACCGGTACCGGGGCGTGCCGTCGAATTCGACTCGAATTCGTCGAATCGGCCGCGCGGTGTGTCGAACGGCGTGTGAACGGGGTTACGCCGTTGACGTGCGGCGGACATTTTCGTAATACTTTGTTCGCACTTCTGGAAAGCGTTCACGGATATGAACCGGACAGGTCGAGGAAGGCGCTTTCGCAATGCGGATCCCGAGGTATGCGCTGGTGCTTTCCTGCGTGCTGGCCGGGCTGGTCGCCCCGCCCGCCCTCGCAGGTCAAGACCCTGAAGCCGCAGGTCGCGACCCCTCCCGGCAGGTGCTGCAGCCCGGTGACGGCTGGGGTTCGGCGGGCAGCGGGACCACCGGGGGCTCCGCCGCGAGCACACCCGTGGTGGTGCGGACAGCGGCCGAGTTACGCGCGGCGCTGGCCGCTCCGGCACCCCGGATCGTCAAGATCAAGGGGGTGATCGACGTCAGCGGGAACTGCGCATCCTATGAAACCGACGGCTATTCCCTGAAGGCCTATCTGGACGCTTACGACCCCGCTGTCTGGGGGCGCGACCGGGAGCCGTCCGGGCCACTGGAGGACGCGCGCGCCGCTTCGGCCAAGCGGCAGGCCGAAGCGATCCGGTTCGACGTCGGCTCCGACACCACGCTCATCGGCGACGGCCCCGGCGCGGGCATCACCGGCGGGAACCTGCGGATCGCGGGCGCCCGCAACGTGATCGTCCGCCACCTCACCTTCCGCGACACCAGCGACTGCTTCCCCCAGTGGGACCCGACCGACACGGCCGTGGGCAACTGGAACTCCGAGTACGACTCGGTCGGCGTGATCGGCTCCACGAACGTCTGGGCCGACCACAACACCTTCACCGACCAGCCCAACCCGGACAGCTCGGCGCCGATCCACTTCGACCGCCCGTTCCAGCGCCACGACGGCCAGCTCGACATCACCAACGGCTCCGACCTGGTCACCGTGTCCCGCAACCGGTTCGAGGACCACGGCAAGACCATGCTGATCGGCTCGTCCAACAGCTCCACGGTCGACCCCGGCAAGCTGCGGGTCTCCGTGCACCACAACGTGTTCGCCAACGTGGAGGAGCGCGCGCCCCGCGTGCGGTTCGGCAAGGTGCACGTCTACAACAACCGCTACGAGCCCGGCGCGACCCACGTCTACACCTGGGGCGCGGGCGTCCAGTCGCAGCTCTACGTGCAGAACAACCACGTCGAGCTGCCCAAGGGAGTCGGCGCGGACGAGCTGCTCTACAACTGGGGCGGCACCGCCGTCACCGCGAAGGGCAACCTGGTCGACGGCCGGCCCACCGACGTCGTCGCCGCCTTCAACGCCGCCAACCCGGACAAGCAGCTCGCCCCCGACGCGGGCTGGACCCCGGAGCTCACCAGGGGCCTCGAACCCGCGCACCGGGTCCGCGACCTGCAAGCGGGCGCGCGCCAGGCGGAGCTCGTCGTCGGCCGGGGCCCCGGCGCCCACCGGACCGTGCAGTCCGCGATCGACGCCGCCCCCGCGTTCGGCACGATCACCCTGCAGAAGGGCCACTACCGCGAGGTCGTCAAGGTCCCGGCGGCCAAGCGCGGCCTGACCCTGCGCGGCGCCACCGGGCGCGCCTCCGACGTCGTCATCGACTACGACAACGCCAGCGGCACCAAGAAGCCCGACGGCACCACCTACGGCACCACCGGCAGCGCCACCGCGACCATCGAGGCCGCCGACTTCACCGCGCGGAACCTGACCTTCAGCAACTCCTTCGACCGCGCGGAGCACCCGGAGATCACCGCGACCCAGGCCGTCGCGGTCAAGGCCACCGGCGACCGGCAGCTCTACGACCGGGTCACCTTCCTCGGCCACCAGGACACCCTCTACGCCGACTCGCCCAACACCGCCACCCGCGCCCGCCAGTACTACCGCGACTGCGCGATCAGCGGCGACGTGGACTTCCTGTTCGGCCGCGCCACCGCCGTCTTCGACCGCGCCACCATCACCGCGCTCAGCAGGGGCAGCGACCCCAACGGCTACATCACGGCCGCGAGCACCAGGCGCGACAACGAGTTCGGCTTCCTGATCACCGACTCCACGATCCGCAGCGACGCCGCGCGCGGCACCTACCACCTCGGCCGCCCCTGGCACCCCGGCGGCGACGTCGACGCCATCGCCCAGGTCGTCGTGCGCGACACCGAGCTGCCCGCCGCCGTGAAGGCCGCGCCGTGGACCGACATGTCCGGCTTCTCCTGGCGGGACGCGCGCTTCGCCGAGCACCGCAACACCGGCCCCGGCTCGGGCACCGGCGCGGACCGGCCGCAGCTCACCCCCGAGCAGGCCGAGCGCTACACCGCGCGCGCCTACCTGTCCGGCGACGACGGGTGGAACCCCGCATGAGGACGAAGACCTGGGCGCCCTACGCGCTGATCGCCCCCACGCTGCTGCTGATGGCGGTGTTCCTGGTCTACCCCATCGGCAGCGTCCTGTACTACAGCTTCCAGGACTACAACGTCACCCAGCCCTGGAAGAACGGCTTCGCCGGGCTCGACAACTTCCGCGTGATGCTGTTCGAGGACCCGCTGTTCTGGCAGAGCCTCGTGTTCAGCGCCAAGTGGGTGCTCGTCGAGGTCGGGCTCCAGCTGGCGCTCGGCCTGGTGCTCGCGCTGATCGTCAACGAGACGTTCGTCGCCAGGGGCCTCGCCCGCGCGCTGGTCTTCTCGCCCTGGGCGGTCTCCGGCGTGCTCACCACGGGCATCTGGATCCTGCTCTACAACCCGTCCACCGGCATCTTCCAGCAGCTCGCCCAGTGGGGCATCGGCGACGCGGGCACCTCGGTGCTGGGCAACCCGGACACGGTGTTCCCGGCGACGGTGGTGACCGAGCTGTGGCGCGGCGTCCCGTTCTTCGCGATCATGCTGCTGGCCGACCTCCAGACCATCCCGAAGGACCTGTACGAGGCGGCCTCGGTCGACGGCGCCAACCGGTGGCGTCGCTTCCTCAGCGTCACCCTGCCGCACCTGCGCGACGCCATCGTGCTGTCCACGCTGCTGCGCGCGGTGTGGGAGTTCAACAACGTCGACCTGATCTACACCCTCACCGGCGGCGGACCCGCCAACCAGACCACCACGCTGCCGCTGTACGTGGCGCGCAAGGCGGTCGACTCGCACGACTTCGGGTACGGCTCGGCGCTCACCGTCGCCGGGTTCGTGATCCTGCTGTTCTGCTCGATCCTCTACCTGCGCCTGTCGAAGTTCGGGAGCCGAACGTGACCGAGACCCTGGTCAGGCCCGCGGTCGACTCGCCGCCGCCGACACCCCCCCAGCGCCGCCGCAAGAGCGGCCACCACGACCCGAGCCGGGTGTTCCGGCTGCACCTGCCGCTGCTGCTCTACCTGCTGTTCACCCTCGTCCCGTTCTACTGGATGCTGGTGTTCGCCCTGCGCCCCACCGGTTCCACGGCGCTCGTGCCGTGGCCGATGACGCTGGAGCACTTCGACACGGTGTGGAACGGCATCGGGTTCGGCGTGTTCTTCACCAACAGCATGATCATCGCCGGGGGCACGCTGGTCGCGGTGAGCGTGCTGGCCCTGATGGGCGGCTACGCGCTGGCCCGCTTCCAGTTCAAGGGCCAGCGGGTGTTCCTGCTCGCGCTGCTGTGCAGCCAGTTCATCCCCGGCGCGATGATGCTCATCCCGCTGTTCGTGATCTTCCGCGAGGCCGGGCTGCTCAACACCCTCACCGGCCTGGTGATCGCCGACACCGCGTTCCAGCTCCCGCTCGCGCTGATCCTGATGAGCGGGTTCGTGCGCAACGTGCCGGTGGAGCTGGAGGAGGCCGCGATGGTCGACGGCTGCACCCGGCTGCGGGCGTTCTTCGCCGTCACGCTGCCGCAGCTGCGGCCCGCGCTGGTCGCGGTCGGCTCGTTCGCGTTCATCGGCGCCTGGAACAACTTCCTGTTCGCGCTGATGTTCGCCTCCAAGCAGGACAAGTTCACCCTCCCCGTCGGGCTCAGCTACGCCCTGGGGGAGTTCAACACCGACTTCGGGGCGCTCGCCGCGGGCGGTGTGGTCGCCGCCGTCCCGGTGGTCCTGGTTTTCGCCGTCGTGCAGCGGTACCTGGTGCAGGGGCTCAGCGCCGGTGCCGTCAAGGGATAGGAGAGGCATGAGGAGAGCACTTCTGGTCGCAGCAGCCGCCGCGCTCGCGCTGGCGGGGTGTTCCAGCGGCCCAGCGGACGGCAAGGTGACGATCACCTTCTGGGACAACAACGGCGGACCCGGCCGCACCCCGATCTACGAGGAGCTCATCAAGCGCTTCGAGGCGGCCAACCCCGACATCCACGTCGACTACGTCGGCATCCCCAGCTCGTCCGTGCAGCAGAAGTACGACACCGCGATCGCGGGCGGCGGCACGCCCGACGTCGGCGGCGTCACCACCTCGTACCTGTCCAACATGGTCGGGCAGGAAGCGCTCGTGCCGCTGGACGAGAAGGTCGACGGCGGCCCGCTCAAGGGCAAGCTGCTGCCCAGCCTGGTCGAGACGGTCCGGCAGACCGCGCCCGACAACAAGCTGTACTCCGTCCCGTCCTCCGGCAACATGGACGTGATCTGGTACCGGACCGACTGGTTCGCCGAGAAGGGCGTGCAGCCGCCGAGGACCTGGGACGAGTTCACCGCCGCCGCCGAGAAGCTCACCGACGCCTCCGCGAACCGGTACGGCTACACCATCCGGGGCGGCGCGGGCTCGGTGTTCCAGCTGCTCACCGAGGCGTACGCCTACTCGGGCACCGACTCGTTCTTCGAGGGCGGCAAGTCCACGGTGGACGCCCCCGGCAACGCCGACCTGGTGGAGAAGGTCGCGGCCCTGTACAAGAAGGCCACGCCCGAGGCGGACGTCAACAACAACTACACCCAGATGGTCGCCCAGTTCACCGGCGGCTCGGCGGCGATGATGCACCACAACCTCGGTTCCTACGGCGACGTCACCAAGGCGCTGGGGGACAAGGTGCAGGCGCTCCCGCTGCCGGTCGGCCCGAGCGGCAAGCGCACCGTCGTGCCCAACCCCACCGACGGCTTCGCGGTGTTCCGCAACAGCGAGAACCAGGACGCCGCCTGGAAGTTCGTCGAGTTCCTGACCTCGGCCGAGAGCAACAGCTACTGGAACGAGAAGGTCGGCCAGATCCCGGCCAACACCGACGTGCGCTCGCAGCCGTGGATCGAGCAGAACAAGCCGGTGAAGATGGCGCTGGACGTGCTGGAGGACCCGGCCACGATCACCGTGCCCGCCCCGGTCTACCTGCCGCAGTACTCGTCCATCACCAAGGCCGACAGCGAGCCCCAGTACCAGAAGGTGCTGCTCGGCCAGCTCGGCGCCGACGAGTTCCTCAAGGCCATGGCCGAGAAGCTGACCACCGCGCAGCAGGAGTGGGAGGACCGGAAGTGATCGAGCGGGTCGAGGTGTCGGTGTTCACGACCACCGCGCGCACCGAGGTGGATCCGGCCGGGCACCGGCACCCCGGCCCGGCGCACGAGGTGCGCGAGGCGCTGCTGGAGGTCCACGCGGGCGGCGCGGTCGGCCGGGTGCAGGTGCACCCCGACCAGCTGCGGCCCGCCGTGCTCGACGGCATCGTGCGACCCGTCCTGCTCGGCCAGGACCCGTGGGACCGCGAGCGGCTCTGGAAGTCCCTGGCGCGCAAGCAGCGCGGCTCGCACGGCCGGTTCACCGACCGCGCCCTCGGCTACGTCGACACCGCGCTGTGGGACCTGGTCGGCCGACTCTCCGGGATGCCGGTGTGGAAGCTGCTCGGCGGCGCCAGGGAGAAGATCCCGGCCTACGCCAGCACCATGTGCGGTGACCGAACCCCCGGCGGCCTGAGCACGCCCGGCGACTACGCCGAGTTCGCCAAGCAGCTCGTGGAGACCGGCTACGGGGCGATCAAGCTGCACACCTGGATGCCGCCGGTGCCCGGCGCGCCCAGCGTGCGGATGGACATCGCCGCGTGCGAGGCGGTGCGGGACGCGGTCGGCCCCGACATCGCGCTCATGCTCGACGCCAACCACTGGTACTCGCGCACCGAGGCCCTCGAACTCGGACGGGCCTTGGAGCAGCTGGACTTCTACTGGTTCGAGGAGCCCATGGAGGAGGCCTCGGCGGCCTCCTACCGCTGGCTCGCCGACCAGCTCTCGATCCCGGTGATCGGGCCCGAGGTGGCCTGGGGCAAGTTCCACACCAGGGCCGAGTGGATCACCTCCGGGGCGTGCGACATCCTGCGCGCGGGCCCCACCGACGTCGGTGGCATCTCCGCCACCGTCAAGACCGCGCACCTGGCCGAGTCGTTCAACGTGGACTGCGAGATCCACGGCGACGGGAGCGCGAGCCTGGCCGTGCTGGGCGGCACCGACGTGGGCCGCTGGTACGAGCGCGGGCTCCTGCACCCGCACCACGACTTCGACCGCGTGCCGCCGCACCGGCTCACGATCGCCGACCCCCTCGACGAAGCGGGGTGCGTCGCCATGCCCACCGGGCCCGGCCTCGGCGATCAGTGGGACATCGAGCACATCCGTGCTCACACCGAGGAGAGGTGGTGACACCAGGCCCCGGAGTCTCCTAACCGGGGCAGGAATTTCCCGAACCGCCGCCTGTGTGCGATGTACCGCCGCTGGTCCATTGTCAACAGCGTTCTCGGGAGGAAGTTCCCATGCACCAGAAGTCAACCCGCGTGCACTGGCGCACCGGGCTCGTCGCCGCCGCCGTCGTGCTGGCGGGCGCGTCCGTCGCCGCCCCCAGCGCCGGCGCGGCCTCGTTCAACCTCGAGGGTTGGGCGACGCAGGGCGGCGGCACCACCGGTGGAGGCAGCGCCTCCCCGACGACCGTCACCAGCGCCTCGCAGTTCACCACGGCGGTGCAGGCGTCAGGAGCGGCCGTCATCCGGTTCTCCGGCACGATCAACCTGTCCAGCATGACCAAGGTCGCGTCCAACAAGACGATCCTCGGCGTCGGCTCCGGCGCCACGATCACCGGGCAGGGCCTGAACATCGCCAACGCGTCCAACGTGATCGTGCGCAACGTCAACTTCCGCAACTGGGGTGACGACGCGATCAACGTGCAGTACTCGACGCGGGTGTGGCTCGACCACAACTCGTTCGCCAACGGGTCGGACGGCGCGCTGGACGTCAAGCGGGCCTCGGACTACGTCACGGTGTCCTGGAACAAGTTCAGCAGCCACGACAAGACCATGCTGCTCGGGCACAGCGACGACAACGCGTCCGAGGACACCGGCAAGCTGCGCGTGAGCTACCACCACAACTGGTTCGACGGCACCAACCAGCGGCACCCCAGGGTGCGGTTCGGCAACCCCGTGCACGTGTACAACAACTACTACGGCGGGGTGACCTCGTACGGCGTCGCGTCGACCAAGGACGCGGGCGTCCTGGTCGAGGGCAACTACTTCGAGAACACCGAGGACCCGTTCCACCGGGGTGAGGGCTCGTCGCCCGCGGCCCCGCTGGTGGCGCGGAACAACCACTTCGTGAACTCGGGCAGCGGCGACCAGGGCGGTTCGGTCAAGGCGATCCCCTACTCGTACGCGCTGGACGCGGCGAGCTCGGTCAAGTCCGTGGTGACCGGCGGCGCGGGCACCGGCAAGATCTGATCGTGCGGTGAGCGCGGCCCCGGTTCCCACCAGGGAGCCGGGGCCGTGCGGTAGGGTGATCCGGCACACATCATGATCATGGCGTGGTACCGCGCGCACCCAGGAGCGAGACCCGTGAAGAGAACCCCGGTGCTGATCGTCGGAGCGGGCGCGGTCGGCACCGTGCTCGGCCACCACCTGCGGCTGTCCGGCGCCGAGGTCACCCACCTCGTCCGCCCCGGCCGCGCCGAGGCCCACGCCGCGCCGAAGCTGCTCT includes:
- a CDS encoding enolase C-terminal domain-like protein, which gives rise to MIERVEVSVFTTTARTEVDPAGHRHPGPAHEVREALLEVHAGGAVGRVQVHPDQLRPAVLDGIVRPVLLGQDPWDRERLWKSLARKQRGSHGRFTDRALGYVDTALWDLVGRLSGMPVWKLLGGAREKIPAYASTMCGDRTPGGLSTPGDYAEFAKQLVETGYGAIKLHTWMPPVPGAPSVRMDIAACEAVRDAVGPDIALMLDANHWYSRTEALELGRALEQLDFYWFEEPMEEASAASYRWLADQLSIPVIGPEVAWGKFHTRAEWITSGACDILRAGPTDVGGISATVKTAHLAESFNVDCEIHGDGSASLAVLGGTDVGRWYERGLLHPHHDFDRVPPHRLTIADPLDEAGCVAMPTGPGLGDQWDIEHIRAHTEERW
- a CDS encoding pectate lyase family protein codes for the protein MHQKSTRVHWRTGLVAAAVVLAGASVAAPSAGAASFNLEGWATQGGGTTGGGSASPTTVTSASQFTTAVQASGAAVIRFSGTINLSSMTKVASNKTILGVGSGATITGQGLNIANASNVIVRNVNFRNWGDDAINVQYSTRVWLDHNSFANGSDGALDVKRASDYVTVSWNKFSSHDKTMLLGHSDDNASEDTGKLRVSYHHNWFDGTNQRHPRVRFGNPVHVYNNYYGGVTSYGVASTKDAGVLVEGNYFENTEDPFHRGEGSSPAAPLVARNNHFVNSGSGDQGGSVKAIPYSYALDAASSVKSVVTGGAGTGKI
- a CDS encoding LacI family DNA-binding transcriptional regulator, which translates into the protein MVTIAEVAAHAGVAPSTVSYALSGKRSISAGTRAKVEESVRTLGYSLIPAARAERTDVIALALPLRAGMDLPVVMRFVGAIAEAARGHGLDVLLVTADEGPEELRAVLEQRRVDGVLVMDVEMHDERLAVLQELRRPSVLIGFPVDPTGLTCVDLDFTAAGALCLDHLADLGHRSVALLGSPKPVYRRETAFAHRTVAGFSAAAMRRGVSVTTLATEPDVLRTLTELPPATTGLVVHNESALPAVLAGLRTLGKRIPEDVSVVALCPDDLAERVGPAVTSVHIPAVELGRRAVELLSSLRDRPGTPASLTLLEPRLTVRGTSG
- a CDS encoding ABC transporter substrate-binding protein, with the protein product MRRALLVAAAAALALAGCSSGPADGKVTITFWDNNGGPGRTPIYEELIKRFEAANPDIHVDYVGIPSSSVQQKYDTAIAGGGTPDVGGVTTSYLSNMVGQEALVPLDEKVDGGPLKGKLLPSLVETVRQTAPDNKLYSVPSSGNMDVIWYRTDWFAEKGVQPPRTWDEFTAAAEKLTDASANRYGYTIRGGAGSVFQLLTEAYAYSGTDSFFEGGKSTVDAPGNADLVEKVAALYKKATPEADVNNNYTQMVAQFTGGSAAMMHHNLGSYGDVTKALGDKVQALPLPVGPSGKRTVVPNPTDGFAVFRNSENQDAAWKFVEFLTSAESNSYWNEKVGQIPANTDVRSQPWIEQNKPVKMALDVLEDPATITVPAPVYLPQYSSITKADSEPQYQKVLLGQLGADEFLKAMAEKLTTAQQEWEDRK
- a CDS encoding carbohydrate ABC transporter permease — translated: MTETLVRPAVDSPPPTPPQRRRKSGHHDPSRVFRLHLPLLLYLLFTLVPFYWMLVFALRPTGSTALVPWPMTLEHFDTVWNGIGFGVFFTNSMIIAGGTLVAVSVLALMGGYALARFQFKGQRVFLLALLCSQFIPGAMMLIPLFVIFREAGLLNTLTGLVIADTAFQLPLALILMSGFVRNVPVELEEAAMVDGCTRLRAFFAVTLPQLRPALVAVGSFAFIGAWNNFLFALMFASKQDKFTLPVGLSYALGEFNTDFGALAAGGVVAAVPVVLVFAVVQRYLVQGLSAGAVKG
- a CDS encoding carbohydrate ABC transporter permease; protein product: MRTKTWAPYALIAPTLLLMAVFLVYPIGSVLYYSFQDYNVTQPWKNGFAGLDNFRVMLFEDPLFWQSLVFSAKWVLVEVGLQLALGLVLALIVNETFVARGLARALVFSPWAVSGVLTTGIWILLYNPSTGIFQQLAQWGIGDAGTSVLGNPDTVFPATVVTELWRGVPFFAIMLLADLQTIPKDLYEAASVDGANRWRRFLSVTLPHLRDAIVLSTLLRAVWEFNNVDLIYTLTGGGPANQTTTLPLYVARKAVDSHDFGYGSALTVAGFVILLFCSILYLRLSKFGSRT
- a CDS encoding pectinesterase family protein, which translates into the protein MLSCVLAGLVAPPALAGQDPEAAGRDPSRQVLQPGDGWGSAGSGTTGGSAASTPVVVRTAAELRAALAAPAPRIVKIKGVIDVSGNCASYETDGYSLKAYLDAYDPAVWGRDREPSGPLEDARAASAKRQAEAIRFDVGSDTTLIGDGPGAGITGGNLRIAGARNVIVRHLTFRDTSDCFPQWDPTDTAVGNWNSEYDSVGVIGSTNVWADHNTFTDQPNPDSSAPIHFDRPFQRHDGQLDITNGSDLVTVSRNRFEDHGKTMLIGSSNSSTVDPGKLRVSVHHNVFANVEERAPRVRFGKVHVYNNRYEPGATHVYTWGAGVQSQLYVQNNHVELPKGVGADELLYNWGGTAVTAKGNLVDGRPTDVVAAFNAANPDKQLAPDAGWTPELTRGLEPAHRVRDLQAGARQAELVVGRGPGAHRTVQSAIDAAPAFGTITLQKGHYREVVKVPAAKRGLTLRGATGRASDVVIDYDNASGTKKPDGTTYGTTGSATATIEAADFTARNLTFSNSFDRAEHPEITATQAVAVKATGDRQLYDRVTFLGHQDTLYADSPNTATRARQYYRDCAISGDVDFLFGRATAVFDRATITALSRGSDPNGYITAASTRRDNEFGFLITDSTIRSDAARGTYHLGRPWHPGGDVDAIAQVVVRDTELPAAVKAAPWTDMSGFSWRDARFAEHRNTGPGSGTGADRPQLTPEQAERYTARAYLSGDDGWNPA